Within Coffea arabica cultivar ET-39 chromosome 4e, Coffea Arabica ET-39 HiFi, whole genome shotgun sequence, the genomic segment GAGAGAAGAACAAATCTTTGGTTAGAGAAATCAAGCAAAGCATTGGCTAGCAAACGCCTTTCTGCTTCGATCATGTTCACTTTTCCCCACTCAACGTCCTGCATGAACGTGGGCACGAATAGTTTGAGATTCTAAGACTCCGTTTTGGTCCCGGATCCAGCAAAAggaaagttcaagaaaaagaaatgtgaTCCAAATAAAAAATCATATTCTCTCTAGTAGTTTCGTACGCTAATGAAATAGATGAAGGTAACCATGTACTGATAAAACAGTTTGCCCTTCCAAATAGTAACCTATGCAGTAAAagtaagggataattttagaaacctcccctgatgTTTCCGACAATTTCACTtaatatttttgacattttaaaaattacactcaCCTCTCTTAcccatttaaaatgacaatacaaACATTAACATTCTAATGATACTCCTTTGTTTACTATATACTTTGCTATGCTTGTACAAAGGATGGATTttatacttttttatttttcaatttcccTTCTTGTTCATTACTCTTATATTTTGTTACCAAAATCACAATACTATCAGTCCCCAGTCTCCATCGTGATTAAATGTCAAACTACTAATACATTTTTGATAGCTTTGAATATCAATTAATTTTTTAGCAGCTcttgtttgtttatttatttattttgatatcaaaatcaacaataaatcaataataactaaaaaataaatagccctcaggggaggtttctgaaattatctccAAAAGTAATCAGCAAGACGCCAACGTTGGCAGGCCTGCACCTAAGGCCTTCTCAAACTAGGCCTTTTAAACTTAGGAAGATTGGCCGGCCCTGGCCAACAAATACAGAAATCGGGTTGAACACTAGGAGAAGGCCTTAAAGTACTTAATGTCATTAACCAACTGAAAAGTGCGAGATTTGTAGTTTGACTGTCGACTCTTAATCTCACAATTAAAGTTtcatttgaatcaagaaaaaaaaaaaaaaaaaagcactgtGTATCTCCAAAAGTAATTAGTTCCacaaaggattaatctttcatacactgacagtgtatacactatcagcgttggatgaatgacaactatgcaaaatttgaatttgaaattcaacttttgcacacatgtcatgaatcaaacggtgatagtttatacactgtcagtgtatataagatttactcttaaaaTAATAGTAATCAAGTTGTTGAACATGACTTTGACTAAAATGACTTCCAATTGGTGAACGATTAACAACTCTTTTGGCTCATGATTTCGAACTTCATAGAATATGCTATGTTTAGCAGCTCACACTTGGGTAAATCTGGTCTTCATAGATCCACTGGTCCAGATTGTATCACACCCCTTGATGAGATGGTGTGGTATAATATGAGCCATTGGATATATAAAAATCAGGTTTACTCAAGTTTTTTGTCATGTTTACCGCATCTAAATCTTCTCTGATATCACATGAATAAAAGGCTTATGTACAAATAAGAAAGGGTTTTATCAGCTACTTGCGTGCTCTTACTTCCTAGGGCCAACCAATTTGTCAATACAAGAATTTATGCCGGGATAAAGTGAAACAACACATAATAAGATAGGGCCGTATAACATTCCCCTAGTGAGTTTTCCTTTGCTTTCTCTTTTGCTGTGACTTTTCTTAATCTCTTTCTTGCATGAAGAAAggaattttggaaacttttatAGAAAATTGAAATGAAAGAATTTAATTTCCTTTGGTTTCAAAAGAGCGGAACCTAAGTAACATGAACTTTGCCCATTCCTGAAATCACTACTGTACTTTTCCTGTGTGTTTTTTATTCTTGCCAGCTACTATATAATATAGTGACTgaagcaaaacaaaaataaatatataattaaccAAAACTAATTCAAATAGGCCATATATATAGATGAAACGTGTCAAAATGAAGAACTTCTCCTATTAGTTGATGAGTTACATGGTTGATTGCCTCAGCTTGCTTTAGGTTCGCGCATGTCGCGAGTATGAACATTTtcttgaaagattcaagattgcAGAAAGGCTGTTTGTTTATTGGATGGAACCTATAAGGTTAATTAATATAGACCAagactttctcttttttttttttttttttcttttctttactttttttcgGGTTTTAGTCTAGATTGACTAGGACCTTGaaagtgaaaattttgaaagtcGTTTTCATCCCTAAAATTCAACTTCTTTCCTGTAAAGGACGAATTTCAACTTCTTTTTATCAGAAAAAAAGAAGTCCACAAAAATGATTTCAGTCAAAAATTCGTAATTGATAGTATTCAACTAACTAAACTAGTGAGTGAATGGTGGGTGATCTTCCGCCGAATCACTAAACAGCAACATTGAACTACGTAAAAGACTATAAAATACAAAAACTCCTGAATTCTCCCCCAATTTTAGCCGCCACCACCTCCCCAGATCATCCTAAGAAGAAGTCTTTCAGACTTTGAGATTGAAACTAtgcaatacaaaaaaaaaaaaaaaaaaacctagggGATCAATTGCATGCGACAGCTTATGTGACTGACGTATATGTAATAAACCTTATTAAAATGCTAAGGCAcagaaaaattatctagaagTCTTGCGTGGGATGCAATTGCTTTTCCAATTTCAATAATTTACAAGTTTGCATCTCAAATCTCAATCCTTGAGTCTCCAAATTTCCTCCAGCAAAGGCAGATTTACCTTCCttagaatttgaaattttatgttctattattttttttttgtttttcttaaaagATCATTAAACTGTTAACTTTAAGCTTGTCCGTAAGAAAACTAGGAACTATATATCTCCCAAAATTTCCTAAGACTGAAAATGATAGATACCCAACTTCTTCTTGATTACATCCACTATTTGCAAGAGTTGACCATCCCAAAATTCTATTTAAATTGTCTTGAAAAACAGGTCAATGGTCTGAACTAAACCTATTAGCATGCATGAACCCAATAGTGATTTGGGTTCATCTGGACAGGTTTCCTAGAGTGAAATTTTGCCGTATAGTTAGGCACGTCACACATGTCCCACAGGTTTCGAATATCTAAAACTGTTCAAAAAATCAAGATTAATTGGCGGCCTTTGCTACAATTAGATCGATTACTGGATTTAactaatcaatatatatatatatatatatatatatatatatatatatatatatatatatatatatatgttggtGCCAATAATTTGCcccccaagaaaaaaaaagagaaaaaagtcCACTTGTTAATCAGCTTTTTAAAaactaaacttcaagcctaagtGCACTGACTTCACATCTTATGTTAGTGCTTTTTTATCGGAAAATTTTACGCGCTTAGCCCTGTTAATGGCCGTAAGCTTTGACTAGCTACTTCCTATAATTTCTACGAGACCATTGAAAACTTATAACACCAGATGTTTTGCTGTCTTTACTTTCTTCTTTTAACTTTGAAGGAGGACAGACATATCAGATCAGTTAAGAAGGACAAGAAGATGATCAGTCAAAAAAACGAAATGGTGCTATGATTTATTTTCATTGCTGGCAGCTGGAGATTGTAATTTTGGTAAATTATGAAAACACTCCTTTAAGTTCAAATATTCTAGTAATTTAGCTCTTTCAGGATTCAAATTATTGAATTATAGAAGCATTTGCTATtacaattgtttttttttttttttacttgtcaCGTTTGTCTAAATTTAAAAAACTATAAGCAAACACCCAGTGACACGCAATGTAATTGAGAAGGAACATTCTTTGCAATCTAATCTCAAAATTCTAATCATATTAAGAGGTCGATAAAACAATGTCATGAATGTAAATGTTCCTACTATTAGACATGATTTTTAACTACTTGTATTTCGTGTCCTCTCTCGTTGGATCTCAATGCATCCTTTTTTGAATACCTTGATCTATGAGTTATGagtagatttaaaaaaaataaataaataagggaTCACGAAGAACACCAAATTCGCATAACATAAAACAATTAATAATGCCAGATATTAACTACACAAAAATGCATAATCCCTAATGATTAACGTACAACATGATGAAGATGATATAGAAAATGAATGTGTGTGGAGAATTGCTTGAGACGTACCTTACTAGGGATGTTCCGGCCATGAAACACTGAACCTTCAGGCATTGTACCGTTGTAAGATGGGGAGGAATGAATATAAATGGAGTAAAGCCCTTCATGCCCTTTGAAAAATCGTTCCCAAAGACGTGCCAGTGGCAATTCTCCTCTAACAAGAAACATGAATGCAACCTTAGGGGTGCGCTTGAATGGATATTCATTGATCCGGGCCACCATTGAAGCCCTCCAAAGCAACTGCTCATCGGTCATCTGGTGCGTCAAATTTTTTGGGGTCGTGAAATCTTTTAGTGTGATCAATCTtggaggttgtggtggtggaaACACTATCGGCGGCGGATAGGAACCGGGTACCGGTGCAGGTGCAGGACATAATACAGGTGGCGGAGGAGGTGGAGGGGATGGCGAAGGTGGTGGCAGTGGTAGAGTTGATTGGCTGGTAGAGAATAACTTGAATTGCAAGTTGAAGGGATTCTCGGCTAGATAAAAACTTAGACTTACTCCAATAACTAATCCAGAGCCAAAGAACATAAAATAGAGAACAAGGTTATGGAAATATCTTTGAAAGCTGAACAAATTTGATATTTGCAAttgttgttgctgctgctgctgctgttgctgATGACCCTGTTTCATCTTCTCGGGTGTGTCTTATTTCTGCCGTGTTCGATGGGAGGGAATAATTGTGAGGACTAAGGGGAGGTGGGAAGGTTCACAATAGAGGTTTTCTCTGTTCTGTTGAAAGATATATGTTGaagaacatatatatatatatatacttagtAGACCCGATCTATATACGGGTCTACTTGTGAAACCTGATGTAGTCAATAGTTACTTGACATTTCCTTCCTGCTGATTTTCATTTCCGTCATATCATCATACAACTATGTGGCTATTGAATACACCACATAGTTTATCAATAAATTCGCGCATCAAACCAACCTAAGTTGTTTGCCCCTGACGAAAGGCATATACTATTACTATATAGTACGTAGTGCCTTTTTACAGGGATGTGGAACAGCTTTGTTTTGGGcgtcacacacacacacacacacgcactaACACAGAGAGCGAGAGATGGGGAGGAAAAGAAGATTGTTGAAGTTGGGTACAATGAGTTTAACCTCTTCTCTTGAGGGTGGTGCTGGAACTGTGGTCAAAGAACTTCACGGGCTATAGAGTAGATACAAAAAGATCATGTATGTATGTAAAAGTTGTAAATCACCTTGACAGACATGTAAAATTAATTGGAGAGAAGCCACTTCTTTTTAGCTAGGCGGATAAAAAGGTTAATCTCTTCCTTCTTGTCTTATTCCAACATGCTTCTCAAACAGTCAAAGGTGAATATTATCACGCAATTCTTGAGATTCCCTAGAACAATCAAGACGATCAATCTTTGCTgtgatgaaaaaaagaaagaaagataaaaaggaaTCTAACTGCCTTTTGACTTGATAATTTTACCTGTTGCAATAAGCTGCCTGTTCTTTAAATGGAAAGGCCTTTCCAATTGCAAATGAATAACTCAAAAAAGTACCTATTTCTCCAAATCAAGTAATCTGAAAAATGCAATTGGCCGTGCCTCTTGGAACAAGACAGAAGGAACAAGAAACTGGGGGTCGCTCGTGAACGTGTTTTTGCCTGTGTATAAGTGTGTGTGCTTTTGTCTGTGTGGAGAGAGCGAATTGATGTCTTGTCATGAAAGCGAGATGAATGTAATATTCCAAGTGGAATGCAAATGTCTAAGCCACTATACAAGCTCCTGAACTTGGGGAGTTCAAAGGTCAATATACCTCatctttctcttcaattttcctAGTAAAGTTTGTCCGCAATTTTAGCCTCAACTATCTAATAAAAATTTTGTGGATCTGTTACACCTTATAGTTAACTCTCTGGAAAACCAATAAAACATTCTGCAAGAACtcgattaaatcaaattttccTATCTGGCCGTCTACTCTTCAAAGTTTTATTGAGTGGTGGCAGTCATTTGTAAAACAGCAACCACTGGAAAATAGCAATTAGACTAGTGGGTATAGACTTGGGAGAAGGGAAGAAAAacaatcactcaaaatgcaaCTTCATGGCCTATGAGCATTTTCTACtttgttatcttttttttttcacacacacacacacacacagtaTATATGTATATCTTAAATAGGCAAATGTCCTTGTGCTTATAAATTATTGGTTGCTGCATGTCTCGGCTACTTACCTTAACCAATGAACACGGCAAGGGCAGTACGTACCAAGGCATTTAGATATGAGAGTATAAAGGTTTTCTTAACGTGCTCATGACTAGTTCTTACGAAAATGGCATCTGGGCGTTCAATTGCTGATTTCCACTTTTGATGGGACGAAAATCGCTTTCAACTTTTCCCAAATACATGTGATTTGCCAGCGACTAATATTCAACATTGTCTGCAATTCAAAAGAAGCTGCATGGGTTGCTTTCTAATTTTCTCTCATTTCCTCTTGCTTTTCCACGCAGGCTGCTATAAGGTTTACGTTTAAATGGTTTACATTTGAACCAGAAGAAAACTTTTGATATGAGGAATCATTGTCATCAGCCACAGCCCCTTTTCATACTCACATGTTGTGTCTATCCAATTctagaaaagaagaaattatgCATTCGAATAATCCAAAATTGTGATACTCATCCACATTGGTTAAAAAGAACGTATTAATGTATGAATTCTTCTATTCTTTGTCCTAAGAGCACATGATAAGAGATAGACTTAATATATAATTATCTGTAAAAGTTTAACTGAAGtattttatcttgtaatttattctGAAAAATTATTGGGTTACAAAAACAACATTTTCCCTTCTTGGTTAAGCCCAGACTTAGATGTCctagaagaaaattatttttctccTCTTCTCTAACCTTTTTTCTAATCTTGCAAACAAAACGTCTTTTTCTCATGGAATTGGTCTCCCTCCCTCCCAtgtctcctttttttttgaaataaagtcTCCTAGGAtcctagtgagagttttctttccccTAGAGATTCATAATGAGAGTTTTCTCCTTTTCTAAGGATTTCTGGTTAGAGGTTTCTCTTCTTTTAGAAATTTCGAACAAGAGTTTTGTTAATTTTTACATTTCTTTATTAATCTAAGTTTTCTCAGATTTGCTTAtcaaattagaatttttttagAACTATCTCGTTAGATCTCACATTAATATATGAACTTGTTTTCACAGTGTAATATTCTCTTAACTAGTGAGATTTATGTTCTTCAGATAtgtttatatataatttttgctATTAATGTAGATTTGATGAATGATGAtgttttttataataaaaaaatactaCAACAATAACAAAAGCCTTTTGGTTTAGCCCATCAGCGTAATTAGAAAATTAGTTGCTGACAAGATGCTGGATATggaccttttttttctttttggaaagaTGTTGGACCCTATTACTCCTTGTTACCGCGCGTGGCGCGATCTCATGACATGTAGCAACCCAAAAAATTAAGGAGATTATCCTGTCATTGTCCATGTGTTCAACGGCGGCTAAACCACGCCATAGATCGATTACCAGCTTTCCTTTATCGGAGACTACAAAAGTTGACGTCTTCTCCTCCTAGTTTTTTTACGTCTTTGATCACATGAAATCTAGACAGTCgttccaaaaacaaagaagaccAGTCCCAGATATGCACCAGTCTTTTAATGTGCCATCCTGAGAAAATGGCTACAAGGACTGTCACCTTCCATCATTTGATTATGCGGACTCTAATTACTCCCTAATTAGTTCAAAATGCATAAGACTTTATGATAATGATCTCTCGTAAATTATATTTTTGTCAACCTAGTACCGATATATAAAATACTGATGATTATACATTAGAAATGTGTTTTTTTgtccccgggggggggggggggggggtttaatTACACAACAATGCAAATGACTCGTAATCTTGATGATTATCGCAAGGTCACACCCGTATTTACGTGATTGAAATAGTTTATGAACTCAGGTAT encodes:
- the LOC113742094 gene encoding glycosyltransferase BC10-like; its protein translation is MKQGHQQQQQQQQQQLQISNLFSFQRYFHNLVLYFMFFGSGLVIGVSLSFYLAENPFNLQFKLFSTSQSTLPLPPPSPSPPPPPPPVLCPAPAPVPGSYPPPIVFPPPQPPRLITLKDFTTPKNLTHQMTDEQLLWRASMVARINEYPFKRTPKVAFMFLVRGELPLARLWERFFKGHEGLYSIYIHSSPSYNGTMPEGSVFHGRNIPSKDVEWGKVNMIEAERRLLANALLDFSNQRFVLLSESCIPLFNFSTIYNYLINSTETFVDSYDLPGPTGQGRYNKKMKPVINKSDWRKGAQWFEMDRELAIQVVSDRIYFPLFKRHCKSSCYADEHYLPTFVGMKYGRKNSDRTLTWVDWSKGGAHPHRFSRYEITPDFLNRMRNGQTCEYNGRKTNICHLFARKFSWTALDRLLMYAPKVMEFN